Proteins encoded within one genomic window of Endomicrobiales bacterium:
- a CDS encoding septum formation initiator family protein, with protein sequence MPLKKGTKVFLIVGGILALAFFLFNARAIRIVSIYAESSRLRSDIERLKTENQLLRDELEVASKDSDYQEFLARRDLELISDGEIQYYFGKGKAKDEDK encoded by the coding sequence ATGCCACTCAAAAAAGGTACAAAAGTGTTCCTGATTGTTGGTGGCATTCTTGCTTTAGCATTTTTCTTATTTAATGCAAGAGCGATAAGAATAGTAAGTATTTATGCCGAAAGCTCGCGTTTGCGTAGTGACATAGAACGTTTAAAAACAGAAAACCAACTTTTGCGTGATGAGCTGGAAGTTGCAAGTAAGGACAGCGACTATCAGGAGTTTTTGGCTCGCAGGGACCTTGAGCTTATATCTGACGGGGAAATTCAGTATTACTTTGGCAAAGGCAAAGCAAAAGATGAGGATAAATGA
- a CDS encoding transglycosylase SLT domain-containing protein: MIKLAWFISFAVLLFFASQASCKLIVDTNQDGGVVCDDNDVQRTMKEAELLFRQASKSFASGNEDKAQELYNKSMESFYSIEFYPSDYYGAKEEFEKVFSKLNQSLYTENKEDLTCKRYATFDSPEKNRLFEIYLKLYSQGRLKEETKNALEASGAYRQMILNILKEYDLPEELVYLPVVESLYKNDTLSKAGALGLWQIMPKRARALNLQVNIWIDERKDPQKATRAAAQYLKDLYVMFNNWSLAIAAYNRGEYGLERDLKYSKTTNINDVSKQKAIPKETEHFVPKFMAVTILADYAGQYGLEINYDNPIKYDEVTINSVVDLNIAAKCAGTDKETIKKLNPALKLWCTPPNYPDFKLKIPAGKAREFLDKISGIKELNLTSGYIKYKVKSDDFLEKIAIKFSTSVSSIEELNGIKRSSSLRIGTVLAIKPGKAYYSKDK; the protein is encoded by the coding sequence ATGATAAAGTTGGCCTGGTTTATAAGTTTTGCCGTTTTGTTATTTTTTGCATCGCAGGCAAGCTGCAAACTTATAGTTGATACAAACCAAGATGGTGGCGTAGTTTGTGACGATAACGATGTACAGCGCACCATGAAAGAAGCGGAGTTACTATTTAGGCAGGCAAGCAAAAGTTTCGCCAGTGGCAACGAAGACAAGGCGCAAGAGCTGTACAACAAATCAATGGAGTCTTTTTATTCAATAGAGTTTTATCCGTCAGATTACTACGGTGCCAAAGAAGAATTTGAAAAGGTTTTCTCGAAACTTAACCAATCACTTTATACGGAAAACAAAGAAGACCTTACCTGCAAAAGATATGCTACATTTGATTCGCCTGAAAAAAATCGGCTCTTTGAAATATATCTTAAGTTATACTCACAGGGTCGCCTAAAAGAAGAAACGAAAAATGCGCTTGAGGCATCTGGCGCGTACCGTCAAATGATATTAAACATTTTAAAAGAGTACGACTTGCCAGAAGAGTTGGTTTACTTGCCAGTAGTTGAAAGTTTGTATAAAAATGATACACTTTCAAAAGCAGGGGCACTTGGTTTGTGGCAGATAATGCCCAAGCGCGCGCGGGCTCTGAATTTGCAGGTAAATATATGGATAGATGAGCGCAAAGACCCACAAAAAGCAACTCGCGCGGCCGCACAGTATCTAAAAGATCTTTATGTTATGTTTAATAATTGGAGCTTGGCTATTGCAGCTTATAATCGTGGTGAGTATGGTTTAGAGCGCGATTTAAAGTACTCAAAAACCACTAACATAAACGATGTAAGTAAACAAAAAGCTATTCCAAAAGAAACCGAACACTTTGTACCAAAGTTTATGGCTGTAACAATTCTTGCAGATTATGCCGGTCAATATGGCCTTGAAATAAATTATGACAACCCAATAAAATATGACGAAGTGACAATAAACTCAGTTGTAGATTTGAATATCGCGGCAAAATGTGCAGGAACAGACAAGGAAACCATAAAAAAGCTTAACCCGGCGTTAAAGTTGTGGTGCACGCCGCCAAACTATCCTGACTTTAAGTTAAAAATTCCGGCAGGCAAAGCCAGAGAATTTTTGGATAAAATATCAGGTATAAAAGAATTAAACCTAACAAGCGGATACATAAAGTATAAAGTAAAAAGTGACGATTTTCTAGAAAAAATAGCAATCAAGTTTTCTACATCTGTATCCTCAATAGAAGAGCTTAATGGCATAAAGCGTTCATCCTCTCTGCGTATTGGTACAGTTCTTGCCATCAAGCCCGGTAAGGCGTATTATTCAAAAGATAAGTAA
- a CDS encoding AtpZ/AtpI family protein: MKKFSELNDFVAFSWIGITLAALAALGFFLGSWLDSKLNTAPLFMIVFMLSGVALGFLRVYFSLAFKNKIDSKKNNNDQKED, translated from the coding sequence ATGAAAAAGTTTAGTGAATTAAATGATTTTGTTGCCTTTTCCTGGATTGGTATTACACTTGCGGCACTTGCGGCACTTGGATTTTTTTTAGGTTCTTGGTTAGACAGTAAGTTAAACACAGCTCCGCTTTTTATGATAGTTTTTATGCTTAGTGGTGTTGCTTTGGGTTTTTTGCGAGTATATTTTTCACTGGCTTTTAAAAACAAAATAGATTCAAAAAAAAATAATAACGATCAAAAAGAGGATTAA
- the atpB gene encoding F0F1 ATP synthase subunit A, whose translation MHGVPEAIGYHIGIPTIVFMNFVAIAILALLSFLATRRMSVVPSGMQNVFEVLFSFVFDLADSIIGVQSKKYYPLFIGLFLYILTSNLMGVIPGMVSPTSNINTTLALALIIFFSTHFFGIRKKGLLKYLDGLCHGVPIWLKPMMFVIEIISELARPVSLSFRLFGNMMAKELLLAILALLIIVLFQSHGMLQKALSVVPLVLQPLMLLFGLFVAFIQAFIFTVLSIFYIGGAVAEDH comes from the coding sequence ATGCATGGCGTTCCAGAGGCAATTGGCTACCATATAGGCATACCCACAATAGTATTTATGAATTTTGTAGCAATAGCTATTCTCGCATTGCTTTCTTTTCTTGCTACTCGTCGTATGTCTGTTGTGCCAAGCGGAATGCAAAATGTTTTTGAAGTACTTTTTAGTTTTGTATTTGATCTGGCTGATTCTATTATTGGCGTGCAGTCAAAAAAATACTATCCGCTTTTTATTGGGCTTTTCCTTTATATACTTACATCAAATCTAATGGGTGTAATTCCCGGCATGGTATCACCCACCTCAAACATAAACACCACGCTTGCTTTAGCTTTAATAATCTTTTTTAGCACCCATTTTTTTGGCATAAGAAAAAAGGGGCTGCTTAAGTACTTAGACGGGCTTTGCCATGGTGTGCCTATTTGGTTAAAACCAATGATGTTTGTTATAGAAATAATTAGTGAGCTTGCAAGGCCCGTATCTTTATCGTTTCGTTTATTTGGCAATATGATGGCAAAAGAACTACTTTTGGCTATTCTCGCATTGTTAATAATTGTATTATTCCAATCGCATGGGATGTTGCAAAAAGCGCTTAGTGTGGTGCCGCTTGTATTGCAGCCTTTAATGTTATTATTTGGTTTATTTGTAGCTTTTATACAGGCGTTTATATTTACAGTGCTTTCCATATTTTACATTGGCGGCGCTGTTGCTGAAGATCATTAA
- the atpE gene encoding ATP synthase F0 subunit C has protein sequence MKKALLLSLFVVSLIVAGVGMCVASEEPASAGISAANNLGKAMFFTGAQLAAALGLGIAAAGCGIAQGIAVGKAVEGVARQPQESGKIQTLMLIGLAIIESLTIYALVIALILIYANPFKVYFAG, from the coding sequence ATGAAGAAGGCATTGTTGTTGAGTTTATTTGTTGTGTCGTTAATTGTTGCCGGTGTTGGTATGTGCGTTGCAAGTGAAGAGCCGGCTAGCGCAGGTATCAGTGCCGCAAACAACTTGGGTAAGGCGATGTTTTTTACGGGTGCCCAGTTAGCCGCCGCTTTAGGGCTAGGGATTGCTGCCGCAGGTTGCGGTATAGCTCAGGGTATTGCGGTTGGTAAAGCTGTAGAGGGTGTTGCCCGTCAGCCACAAGAGTCGGGTAAAATTCAAACACTTATGCTTATTGGCCTTGCAATTATAGAGTCGCTTACAATTTACGCGCTGGTTATTGCGCTAATTTTAATTTACGCAAATCCGTTTAAAGTGTACTTCGCGGGATAA
- the atpF gene encoding F0F1 ATP synthase subunit B, whose protein sequence is MVDINWQILLVQSGTFLLAVFVLWKFAWGPLTKMMQDRAQQIKNTIEQEKKKLDEASAVKAVYAQKLEELEKQATEILRQSAKDGKKTTEEIIRQAHIEAKKILENASRQIKDEQEAAMVQIKRDTVEISFQIAEKVLKEKIDTAMRQKFEAEFIGKLEGHS, encoded by the coding sequence ATGGTTGATATAAACTGGCAAATACTTCTTGTACAAAGCGGAACTTTCCTTTTGGCTGTTTTTGTTTTATGGAAGTTTGCGTGGGGGCCATTAACAAAAATGATGCAAGACCGCGCCCAGCAAATAAAAAATACCATAGAGCAAGAAAAGAAAAAGCTTGATGAGGCTTCTGCCGTAAAAGCCGTTTACGCGCAAAAACTTGAAGAGTTAGAAAAACAGGCGACAGAAATACTCAGGCAAAGCGCGAAAGACGGCAAAAAAACCACAGAAGAGATAATTCGTCAGGCGCACATAGAGGCAAAGAAAATTTTAGAAAACGCCTCAAGGCAAATAAAAGATGAGCAGGAAGCGGCAATGGTTCAAATAAAGCGCGATACTGTAGAAATTTCTTTTCAAATAGCTGAAAAAGTTTTAAAAGAAAAAATTGACACAGCAATGCGTCAGAAATTTGAAGCAGAGTTTATAGGCAAGCTTGAGGGGCACAGTTAA
- the atpH gene encoding ATP synthase F1 subunit delta, translating into MDEVAAYYIASALYQQAAKKNEVEQTQKELAVLDEVFALEGRFNAYFSHPFVSQAQKLGFLRKIISSQMLIKFFGQLIEKRLFGYLPNIFKAYKNITCAKGGISRASVKTANTLAPQTMEKFVSAVRKVAGTKADIEFLQDPKLLGGVVVKIDNKVYDGSIKRQMELLKERLLLE; encoded by the coding sequence ATGGATGAGGTTGCGGCATACTATATTGCCTCCGCGCTTTATCAGCAGGCGGCAAAAAAAAATGAAGTTGAACAAACGCAAAAAGAGCTTGCTGTTTTAGATGAAGTTTTTGCCTTGGAGGGCAGGTTTAACGCATATTTCTCTCACCCGTTTGTTAGCCAGGCTCAAAAGCTGGGGTTTTTGCGTAAAATAATAAGTTCTCAAATGCTTATAAAATTTTTTGGACAGTTAATAGAAAAACGGCTCTTCGGCTATTTACCGAATATATTTAAAGCATATAAAAATATCACTTGCGCAAAAGGCGGCATAAGCCGGGCAAGCGTAAAAACTGCAAATACTTTAGCTCCACAAACAATGGAAAAATTCGTTTCTGCTGTGCGTAAAGTTGCCGGTACAAAGGCAGACATAGAGTTTTTACAAGACCCAAAACTTCTTGGCGGTGTTGTGGTAAAAATAGACAACAAAGTTTATGACGGTTCAATAAAAAGGCAAATGGAACTTCTTAAAGAGAGGTTGTTACTAGAATGA
- the atpA gene encoding F0F1 ATP synthase subunit alpha, which yields MKTDEIIGFIKKHLDEHSSSMQIDEVGSVIQVGDGIAKIYGLEKAMVSELLLFPSGIYGLVLNLDRETVGAAILGEDNVIKEGDEVRRTGKVFSVPVGAGLIGRVVNPLGQAIDGKGAINTKATRPIEVIASGVIDRQPVRQPLQTGIKAIDSMIPIGRGQRELIIGDRQTGKTAIALDAIINQKNENVLCIYVAIGQKQSVVARIVEKLRAHDAMQYTIVVSATANDPAPLQYIAPYSGIAMAEEFLYAGKDVLIVYDDLSKHAVAYRQMSLLLRRPPGREAYPGDVFYLHSRLLERAVKLSDEKGGGSITALPIIETQAGDISAYIPTNVISITDGQIYLEANLFYGGVRPAVNAGLSVSRVGGVAQIKAMRQVSGRLRIDLAQHRALSAFAQFGADLDQKSKNSLLRGEKLIEILKQDEAVPLTVEKETIIVYAGVNGFVDDIPTEKIRAFETKLFAAYDKKLSHLTSVLKAEGVSEKAATELNALIGECKQEFLSNANGKI from the coding sequence ATGAAAACTGATGAAATTATTGGCTTTATCAAAAAACATTTAGACGAGCATTCCAGTTCAATGCAAATTGACGAGGTCGGCTCGGTAATTCAGGTTGGCGACGGAATTGCAAAAATTTACGGGCTTGAAAAAGCAATGGTTAGCGAACTTTTGCTTTTCCCCAGCGGTATTTACGGCTTGGTGTTAAACTTAGACCGTGAAACCGTTGGAGCCGCTATTTTAGGCGAAGATAACGTTATAAAAGAAGGCGACGAAGTTCGTCGCACTGGCAAAGTTTTCTCGGTGCCGGTGGGTGCAGGATTAATTGGCAGAGTTGTTAACCCGCTTGGTCAGGCAATAGACGGCAAAGGGGCAATAAACACAAAAGCAACTCGCCCAATTGAAGTTATTGCCTCAGGTGTTATAGACAGGCAACCGGTGCGCCAGCCATTGCAGACGGGCATAAAAGCAATTGATTCTATGATTCCAATAGGCCGCGGCCAAAGAGAGCTTATAATTGGCGACCGCCAAACCGGCAAAACGGCAATAGCGCTTGATGCCATAATAAATCAAAAAAATGAAAATGTTCTCTGTATATATGTTGCGATTGGTCAAAAACAATCCGTAGTGGCAAGAATAGTAGAAAAATTACGCGCCCACGACGCAATGCAATACACCATTGTGGTGTCAGCCACAGCCAATGACCCTGCTCCATTGCAATACATTGCTCCATACTCCGGCATTGCCATGGCTGAGGAATTTCTTTACGCCGGTAAAGATGTTTTAATTGTATACGACGATCTTTCAAAGCATGCTGTTGCTTACCGTCAAATGTCTTTGTTGCTTCGCCGTCCGCCGGGCCGCGAGGCATACCCGGGCGATGTGTTTTATCTGCATTCAAGGTTGCTTGAAAGAGCGGTTAAACTAAGCGACGAAAAAGGTGGCGGGTCAATAACGGCTTTACCAATTATTGAAACTCAGGCGGGCGACATCTCCGCTTACATACCAACAAATGTTATTTCAATTACCGACGGTCAAATATACTTGGAAGCAAACTTGTTTTATGGCGGCGTAAGGCCTGCTGTTAATGCCGGTCTTTCCGTGTCGCGTGTTGGCGGCGTTGCGCAAATAAAGGCAATGCGTCAGGTTTCAGGCCGTTTAAGAATTGACCTTGCGCAACACAGGGCGCTAAGTGCTTTTGCGCAGTTTGGTGCCGACTTAGACCAAAAAAGTAAAAACTCACTTTTGCGAGGTGAAAAACTTATTGAGATATTAAAACAAGATGAAGCCGTACCGCTTACGGTAGAAAAAGAAACAATTATTGTATATGCCGGCGTAAATGGCTTTGTTGACGATATTCCAACGGAGAAAATACGAGCTTTTGAAACAAAACTTTTTGCTGCTTACGACAAAAAATTATCACACCTAACATCTGTGCTAAAAGCAGAAGGTGTAAGTGAAAAAGCAGCAACCGAGCTAAATGCTCTTATAGGTGAGTGCAAGCAAGAGTTTCTATCAAACGCAAACGGGAAAATTTAA
- the atpG gene encoding ATP synthase F1 subunit gamma, whose product MSNLRELRRRIKSVKSIKHITSAMQKISASRLMRAKKRFLNAKPYAGVILEMLSSVMAECGDVSVHSLLETNTGNQYLLFVISADKGLCGAFNSSLLRKVDNFLKEKNTQGGEVSLVCFGKKAVDHFKRNKQKLLLEYQNTPVFPKFPYISTIADELIERYTKKEFAGVYVAYNKFISSYKQVSAITKLLPLDVPKASLQASNYIYEPSAQVLFGELLSARVRAFIWSVILESSIGEHSARMIMMEQASVNASRMIDTLVLDSNKLRQSIITKELTEIVGTSEALK is encoded by the coding sequence ATGTCTAACCTGCGCGAGCTACGAAGAAGAATAAAAAGCGTAAAAAGCATAAAGCACATAACAAGCGCTATGCAAAAAATTTCCGCAAGCCGTCTTATGCGCGCAAAAAAACGCTTTTTAAATGCAAAGCCATACGCCGGAGTTATTTTAGAAATGCTCTCATCGGTAATGGCTGAATGCGGTGATGTTTCCGTCCATTCGTTGCTTGAAACAAACACGGGCAATCAATATTTACTTTTTGTAATATCCGCTGATAAGGGGCTATGTGGTGCTTTTAACTCTTCACTTTTGCGAAAAGTAGATAATTTTTTAAAAGAAAAAAATACGCAAGGTGGTGAGGTTTCGCTGGTATGCTTTGGTAAAAAGGCAGTGGACCATTTTAAGAGAAATAAGCAAAAACTTTTACTTGAATATCAAAACACTCCAGTGTTTCCAAAGTTTCCGTATATTTCAACAATCGCCGATGAGTTAATTGAACGCTACACAAAAAAAGAGTTTGCAGGCGTATATGTGGCATATAACAAATTTATATCCTCATACAAGCAAGTGTCTGCAATAACCAAACTCTTACCATTAGATGTGCCAAAGGCAAGCCTACAAGCGTCAAACTATATTTATGAGCCGTCGGCGCAGGTGCTTTTTGGCGAATTGCTAAGCGCGCGCGTTAGAGCTTTTATTTGGAGCGTTATATTAGAGTCGTCAATAGGTGAGCATTCCGCAAGAATGATAATGATGGAACAGGCATCGGTAAATGCCAGCCGTATGATAGATACACTTGTGCTTGATTCAAATAAACTGCGTCAATCAATAATTACAAAAGAACTTACAGAAATAGTTGGAACTTCAGAGGCGTTAAAATAA
- the atpD gene encoding F0F1 ATP synthase subunit beta, producing MATGKVVQIIGPVVDVEFKMAEIPQLYNELKVAGITLEVMAHIGEGVVRAIALGPTEGLSRNLEVEDTGGPIKVKVGKETLGRLMNVLGEPMDNGGPIKSKKYSPIHKPSPGFVAQEVETKIFETGIKAIDLLAPFPKGGKVGLFGGAGVGKTVVVMELIRNIATQHGGISVFGGIGERTREGNDLYLEMKQSGVLDKTVLVYGQMNEPPGSRLRVGFTAITMAEYFRDEEKQDVLLFIDNVFRYVLAGAEVSTLLGRMPSAVGYQPTLSTDMGALEERITSTHSGSITSVQAVYVPADDLTDPGVATVFSHLDASVVLSRQISELGIYPAVDPLESTSTILQPSIVGEDHYAVARGVQKVLQRYRELQDIIAILGVEELSDEDKLIVSRARKIQRFLSQPFFVAEGYTGRKGKYVPLKETIRGFKEILNGKYDEASEQSFFMCGPIEDVIENEEEED from the coding sequence ATGGCAACAGGAAAAGTAGTTCAAATTATCGGCCCGGTAGTAGATGTTGAATTTAAAATGGCGGAGATACCTCAACTTTATAACGAGCTTAAGGTTGCCGGAATTACCCTTGAGGTTATGGCACATATTGGCGAGGGTGTTGTGCGCGCCATAGCGCTTGGCCCAACAGAAGGCCTTTCAAGAAATCTTGAGGTAGAAGATACCGGCGGCCCAATAAAAGTAAAAGTTGGTAAAGAAACCCTTGGCCGTTTAATGAATGTTTTAGGCGAACCAATGGATAATGGCGGCCCAATAAAATCTAAAAAATATTCCCCTATTCATAAACCATCGCCTGGTTTTGTGGCTCAAGAAGTTGAAACAAAAATATTTGAAACAGGCATAAAAGCTATTGACTTGCTTGCGCCGTTTCCAAAAGGCGGTAAGGTTGGTTTATTTGGCGGTGCCGGCGTCGGTAAAACAGTCGTTGTTATGGAACTTATAAGAAACATCGCAACACAACACGGCGGTATTTCGGTGTTTGGCGGTATTGGTGAGCGCACGCGTGAAGGCAACGATTTATATCTTGAAATGAAGCAATCCGGAGTGTTAGATAAAACAGTGCTTGTTTATGGCCAAATGAACGAGCCGCCCGGGTCGCGCCTGCGTGTAGGTTTTACCGCAATAACAATGGCCGAGTATTTTAGAGATGAAGAAAAGCAGGATGTGTTGCTTTTTATAGACAATGTTTTTAGGTATGTGCTTGCCGGTGCCGAGGTGTCAACGCTATTAGGCAGAATGCCATCGGCGGTAGGTTACCAGCCGACACTTTCCACAGATATGGGTGCCCTTGAAGAGAGAATAACCTCAACGCACTCAGGTTCAATAACTTCGGTGCAGGCAGTTTATGTGCCGGCGGATGACCTTACAGACCCCGGTGTTGCAACCGTGTTTAGCCATTTAGATGCCTCAGTAGTTCTTTCAAGGCAGATATCTGAGCTTGGTATATATCCAGCGGTTGACCCCCTTGAGTCAACCTCAACAATTCTTCAGCCGTCTATTGTTGGCGAAGATCACTACGCTGTTGCCCGTGGCGTGCAAAAAGTACTGCAACGTTATCGCGAATTGCAAGACATAATAGCCATTTTGGGCGTTGAAGAGCTTTCCGACGAAGATAAGCTAATAGTATCGCGTGCGAGAAAAATTCAACGCTTCCTTTCGCAGCCGTTTTTTGTTGCCGAGGGTTACACAGGTAGAAAAGGTAAATATGTGCCATTAAAAGAAACTATCCGCGGTTTTAAAGAAATATTAAACGGCAAGTATGACGAAGCATCAGAACAATCATTTTTTATGTGCGGCCCAATTGAAGATGTAATTGAAAACGAAGAAGAGGAAGATTAA
- a CDS encoding F0F1 ATP synthase subunit epsilon: MKQFSINITTPEETIFSGELESVVLPVLDGQMEVLANHAPCIAVFARGVVKIKDRLLTIGRGYAKIEKNTVQLFPEDAFWDRRKTPR, translated from the coding sequence GTGAAGCAATTTAGTATAAACATAACCACCCCGGAAGAAACGATTTTTTCTGGTGAACTTGAGTCGGTGGTTTTACCGGTTCTTGATGGGCAAATGGAAGTGCTTGCTAATCATGCGCCGTGTATAGCTGTTTTTGCGCGTGGTGTAGTAAAAATTAAAGATAGGTTGTTGACAATAGGCAGGGGCTATGCCAAAATAGAAAAAAACACAGTACAACTTTTCCCTGAGGATGCCTTCTGGGATCGCCGCAAAACCCCAAGATAA
- a CDS encoding TolC family protein yields MKKTLFTMSLLFLLSFPLHADENVSLQALINTARQNNPEIKSAEKTYQSADYGITSMSAWSNPLVGYEFMKDDNRLYISQMFSFPCKLSYKKTSASNMAKALNQQLKQKILELDTKIKKTFWGYWLAYMNIDKYNENIVLMKESLEMAKSRYIVGKVTEADVLSATAELGRMQGMLVIAQYEMDAMCAQLNALMNKSPDESLGTPEKFEISDFNIDYAQLEKKTLNDNFGLAEKKYMYQGSLADSKFSTMEWFPDLMAEARISDMPEKTTYMAAAQVPLYFWNRVSEVRSKNSQAEAVRQTLESEKNSVRLALKDMYLQYNRNMELIKIYESDILPSANQAVQIAQSAYRTGKVDFQYLLDLQKKNLDFEIEYNKLTAESRMYYAELEMIAGGDIK; encoded by the coding sequence ATGAAAAAAACTCTTTTTACCATGTCATTATTGTTTCTTCTTTCCTTCCCACTCCACGCCGATGAAAATGTGTCGCTTCAAGCCCTTATTAATACCGCAAGACAAAATAACCCTGAAATAAAATCAGCTGAAAAAACATACCAATCGGCAGATTATGGCATAACCTCAATGTCGGCATGGAGCAATCCATTGGTTGGTTATGAATTTATGAAAGACGATAACAGATTATATATTTCGCAAATGTTCTCTTTTCCCTGCAAACTTTCATATAAAAAAACCTCCGCTTCTAATATGGCAAAAGCTTTAAACCAACAGCTCAAGCAGAAAATTTTGGAATTAGATACAAAAATTAAAAAAACTTTTTGGGGTTATTGGCTCGCCTATATGAACATAGATAAATATAACGAGAATATAGTTCTTATGAAAGAATCTCTTGAAATGGCTAAATCAAGATATATCGTAGGCAAAGTTACGGAAGCAGATGTTTTATCAGCAACTGCGGAACTTGGCAGGATGCAGGGGATGCTTGTTATTGCACAATACGAAATGGATGCAATGTGTGCCCAGCTTAACGCGCTTATGAACAAAAGCCCTGATGAATCTTTGGGAACACCTGAAAAATTTGAGATAAGCGATTTTAATATTGATTACGCTCAGCTTGAGAAAAAAACTTTAAATGATAATTTTGGGTTGGCAGAAAAGAAATATATGTATCAGGGTAGTTTAGCGGACTCAAAGTTTTCAACGATGGAATGGTTCCCTGACCTAATGGCGGAGGCAAGAATAAGTGATATGCCTGAGAAAACCACATATATGGCGGCAGCGCAGGTGCCGCTTTATTTCTGGAACAGGGTGTCGGAAGTAAGGTCTAAAAATTCGCAGGCAGAAGCTGTAAGGCAAACCCTTGAATCGGAAAAGAATTCCGTACGCTTAGCGCTTAAAGATATGTATCTTCAATATAATAGGAACATGGAACTGATAAAAATATACGAGTCCGATATTCTGCCTTCTGCCAATCAGGCGGTTCAAATAGCACAATCAGCTTATCGCACTGGCAAAGTTGATTTTCAGTATCTGCTTGACCTTCAGAAAAAGAATCTTGATTTTGAAATAGAATACAATAAGTTAACCGCCGAAAGCAGGATGTATTACGCCGAGCTTGAAATGATAGCTGGAGGAGACATAAAATGA